A single Vibrio sp. YMD68 DNA region contains:
- the fliI gene encoding flagellar protein export ATPase FliI, which translates to MLPLAERLNQYKTQGVSCKPVASGKLVRVVGLTLEATGCRAPIGSLCTVETMTGEMEAEVVGFSGDNLYLMPSEQITGVLPGAKVTPLTSEVGLSVGMELLGRVIDGVGNPLDGLGPIYTEHRAAFNSSPINPLSRKPITEPLDVGLKAINGLLTVGKGQRIGLFAGSGVGKSVTLGMMTRGTTAQVVVVGLIGERGREVKEFIEEILGVDGRQRSVVVAAPADSSPLMRLKGCQTALTVAEYFRDQGLDVLLLMDSLTRFAQAQREIALSVGEPPATKGYPPSVFAKLPALVERAGNGGEHQGSITAFFTVLTEGDDLQDPIADASRAILDGHIVLSREMADAGHYPAIDVEKSVSRVMPQITTDEHMLMSKAVRQVLSICRKNQDLVSIGAYKPGTDPGIDSAFTLKPRLDEYLQQSMKESVPYAMCVGMLKNVLQIES; encoded by the coding sequence ATGCTGCCTTTAGCCGAACGCCTCAACCAATACAAAACCCAGGGCGTGAGCTGTAAACCGGTTGCCTCTGGTAAATTGGTCAGAGTCGTTGGTTTAACATTGGAAGCGACGGGTTGCCGTGCGCCTATCGGTAGCCTCTGTACCGTTGAAACCATGACCGGTGAGATGGAAGCGGAAGTGGTCGGTTTTTCTGGCGATAATCTTTATTTAATGCCCAGCGAGCAAATCACCGGAGTGCTCCCCGGTGCTAAAGTGACCCCACTCACCAGCGAAGTGGGGTTGTCGGTGGGAATGGAATTGTTAGGTCGAGTCATTGATGGTGTGGGTAACCCGCTGGATGGTTTGGGCCCAATTTACACTGAACATCGCGCCGCCTTTAATTCTTCCCCTATTAACCCTTTGTCACGTAAACCCATTACCGAACCCTTAGATGTCGGGCTAAAAGCGATCAATGGGTTGCTTACTGTAGGCAAAGGTCAGCGTATTGGGTTGTTTGCGGGCTCTGGTGTCGGTAAATCGGTCACGCTGGGTATGATGACCCGAGGAACAACGGCGCAAGTTGTGGTCGTTGGCCTTATTGGTGAGCGTGGACGAGAAGTAAAAGAATTTATTGAAGAGATTCTTGGTGTCGATGGCCGTCAACGTTCTGTTGTGGTGGCGGCTCCGGCCGATTCTTCACCACTTATGCGTTTGAAAGGCTGTCAAACAGCGTTGACGGTGGCGGAATATTTCCGTGATCAAGGCTTAGATGTGCTATTGCTTATGGATTCCTTGACTCGTTTTGCCCAGGCTCAACGTGAAATTGCGTTGTCCGTAGGCGAACCTCCAGCAACGAAAGGTTACCCACCCTCGGTGTTTGCAAAGTTGCCTGCTTTGGTCGAAAGAGCAGGAAATGGCGGTGAACATCAAGGTTCGATTACCGCATTTTTCACCGTATTAACGGAAGGGGATGATTTACAAGACCCTATCGCCGATGCCTCACGTGCGATTCTTGATGGTCACATTGTTTTATCTCGTGAAATGGCCGATGCAGGCCATTATCCAGCGATTGACGTAGAAAAATCAGTCAGTCGCGTGATGCCACAGATTACCACCGATGAGCATATGCTGATGTCCAAAGCGGTGAGGCAAGTTCTTTCTATTTGTCGAAAAAACCAAGATCTTGTTTCTATTGGTGCCTATAAACCAGGTACGGACCCAGGCATTGACAGTGCGTTCACGCTTAAGCCGAGATTGGATGAATACCTCCAGCAAAGTATGAAAGAAAGTGTGCCTTACGCAATGTGTGTTGGCATGTTGAAAAACGTTTTGCAGATAGAGTCATAG
- the fliH gene encoding flagellar assembly protein FliH, translating into MSGERKRGFLRLDDESVAQPKKWGLPDYGAEVNKNAKETAMNYDPSWVPSFEDPVEEAPLQLTNDEIEQIKQGAYQEGLLQGQEAGFKQGYDKGKEQGIEEGRTEGLELGKSEGLVAGQSFIDEQVATFVSLANQFAQPLELMNAQVEKQLVDMVLLLVKEVVHVEVQTNPQVILDTVKQSVEALPVSGHAITLKLHPEDVDIIRQSYGDKELDFRNWTLHSEPALNRGDVQIEAGESSVNYRLEERIRSVIASFCGSNRHQGAD; encoded by the coding sequence ATGTCAGGTGAAAGAAAACGTGGCTTTTTACGCCTTGATGATGAATCAGTCGCTCAACCTAAAAAGTGGGGGCTGCCTGATTATGGGGCAGAGGTGAATAAAAACGCCAAAGAAACAGCGATGAATTATGACCCTAGCTGGGTTCCTAGTTTTGAAGATCCGGTTGAAGAAGCCCCTTTACAGCTGACTAACGATGAAATTGAACAGATCAAACAAGGTGCGTATCAGGAAGGTTTACTGCAAGGGCAAGAAGCTGGCTTTAAACAAGGATACGACAAAGGCAAAGAGCAGGGCATAGAAGAAGGCCGCACGGAAGGCCTTGAACTGGGTAAGTCCGAAGGGCTTGTCGCAGGGCAATCGTTCATTGACGAGCAAGTGGCGACTTTTGTTTCTTTAGCTAACCAGTTTGCTCAGCCATTAGAGCTAATGAACGCGCAAGTTGAAAAACAGTTAGTCGATATGGTGCTACTTTTGGTCAAAGAAGTCGTCCACGTTGAAGTGCAAACCAATCCCCAAGTTATTCTCGATACGGTTAAACAATCCGTGGAAGCCTTACCCGTTTCTGGTCACGCGATTACCCTCAAGTTACATCCAGAAGACGTCGATATTATCCGACAATCATACGGTGACAAAGAACTCGATTTTCGTAATTGGACACTGCACAGTGAACCGGCGCTTAATCGTGGTGATGTTCAAATTGAAGCCGGTGAGTCGAGTGTAAACTATCGATTAGAAGAACGAATTCGTAGCGTTATTGCCAGTTTCTGTGGCAGTAATCGCCATCAAGGTGCTGATTAA
- the fliG gene encoding flagellar motor switch protein FliG, which yields MPNDIVPQDNGEGGNEVTVDIATITGDEKAAILLLSLNEEDAAGIIRHLEPKQVQRVGSAMAKASDLSQEKVGAVHRAFLEDIQKYTNIGMGSEDFMRNALVAALGEDKANNLVDQILLGTGSKGLDSLKWMDPRQVASIIINEHPQIQTIVLSYLEADQSAEILSQFAERDRLDLMMRIANLEEVQPSALAELNEIMEKQFAGQAGAQAAKIGGLKAAAEIMNYMDNNVEGTLMDQIRDQDEDMATQIQDLMFVFENLIEVDDQGIQKLLRDVPQDVLQKSLKGADDALRDKIFKNMSKRAAEMMSDDLEAMPPVKVSDVEAAQKEILAIARRMADNGEIMLSGGADEFL from the coding sequence ATGCCTAACGATATTGTACCCCAAGATAATGGGGAAGGCGGCAATGAAGTCACCGTCGACATAGCAACCATTACCGGTGATGAAAAAGCGGCGATCTTGCTGCTGAGTCTGAATGAAGAAGATGCCGCGGGAATTATTCGTCATCTAGAGCCGAAGCAGGTTCAAAGGGTGGGTAGTGCCATGGCCAAAGCATCGGATCTTAGCCAAGAAAAAGTGGGCGCTGTTCACCGTGCATTTTTAGAAGACATCCAGAAATACACCAATATCGGTATGGGCAGCGAAGACTTTATGCGAAATGCATTAGTGGCTGCCTTGGGTGAAGATAAGGCCAATAATCTTGTTGACCAAATACTGTTAGGGACCGGCTCAAAAGGTTTGGATTCATTGAAATGGATGGATCCACGTCAAGTTGCCAGCATCATCATTAATGAGCACCCTCAGATTCAAACCATCGTATTGTCTTATCTAGAAGCGGATCAATCGGCGGAGATATTGTCTCAGTTTGCAGAACGTGATCGCTTAGACTTAATGATGCGAATTGCCAACCTTGAAGAAGTTCAACCATCGGCACTGGCTGAATTGAACGAAATCATGGAGAAACAGTTTGCGGGTCAAGCTGGTGCGCAAGCGGCCAAAATTGGTGGCCTGAAAGCCGCGGCTGAAATCATGAACTACATGGACAATAATGTTGAAGGCACCTTGATGGATCAAATCCGAGATCAAGATGAAGATATGGCAACGCAAATTCAAGATCTCATGTTTGTCTTTGAAAACCTTATTGAAGTGGATGACCAAGGTATTCAAAAACTGCTGCGTGATGTACCGCAAGATGTGTTGCAAAAATCCCTCAAAGGCGCAGACGATGCATTACGAGACAAGATCTTCAAGAACATGTCGAAACGTGCTGCTGAGATGATGAGTGATGACTTAGAAGCGATGCCTCCGGTTAAAGTTTCTGATGTAGAGGCGGCGCAAAAAGAGATTCTTGCTATTGCACGTCGAATGGCAGATAACGGAGAGATCATGCTTTCTGGTGGTGCAGACGAATTCTTGTAA
- the fliF gene encoding flagellar basal-body MS-ring/collar protein FliF, whose product MTDDNQNTDLALTDSADSHSMVTSSDLDTQTQNPDLDEKSSSKFDMAIGDLDLLRQVVLVLSISICVALIVMLFFWVKEPEMRPLGAYETEELIPVLDYLDQQKLDYTLEGNTILVPVNNYNNLKLNLARAGLNQQGSAGDDILLQDMGFGVSQRLELERLKLSRERQLSKTMEEMKQVRKARVLLALPKQSVFVRHNQEASASVFLTLRTGASLKQGEVDSIVDMVGSAVPGMKPTRVTVTDQHGRLLSSGSQDPASAARRKEHELERKQEQAVREKIDSVLIPILGFGNYTAQVDIELDFSAVEQTSKRFDPNTPATRSEYTLEDYNNGNVVAGIPGALSNQPPADASIPQDVAQMKDGSLTGQGSVHREATRNFELDTTISHERRQTGIVNRQTVAVAIKNRSSVNPETGETTYTSLSEGDLNSIRQVLVGAVGFNEGRGDLLNVLSMNFAQPEIENIADVPIWEHPNFNDWIRWFASALVIVVVILVLVRPAMKKLLNPTADDDEQMYGPDGLPIGADGETSLIGGEIEGGELFEFGSSIDLPNLHKDEDVLKAVRALVANEPELAAQVVKNWMEDA is encoded by the coding sequence GTGACTGACGATAATCAAAATACAGACTTAGCATTAACGGATTCTGCAGACAGTCACTCGATGGTCACAAGCTCCGATCTTGATACACAAACGCAAAACCCCGATCTCGACGAAAAAAGCTCATCAAAATTTGATATGGCGATCGGTGATTTAGACCTACTTCGTCAAGTCGTTCTAGTCCTTTCTATCTCTATCTGTGTCGCACTCATTGTGATGCTTTTTTTCTGGGTGAAAGAGCCTGAAATGCGCCCACTCGGGGCTTATGAGACAGAAGAGCTTATCCCCGTTCTTGATTACCTTGATCAGCAAAAACTCGATTACACACTAGAAGGTAATACCATTCTAGTTCCGGTGAATAACTACAATAATTTAAAACTCAACCTAGCGCGTGCTGGTCTTAACCAACAGGGCAGTGCTGGTGACGATATCCTGCTTCAAGACATGGGCTTTGGTGTTTCTCAGCGATTAGAATTGGAACGTTTAAAACTAAGCCGAGAACGTCAACTGTCTAAAACAATGGAAGAAATGAAACAAGTACGTAAGGCTCGTGTGTTACTGGCACTTCCCAAGCAAAGCGTGTTTGTTCGTCATAACCAAGAAGCATCGGCCTCCGTATTTTTGACACTCAGAACAGGAGCGTCGCTCAAACAAGGTGAAGTCGACTCTATTGTTGATATGGTAGGCAGTGCGGTACCCGGCATGAAACCGACGAGAGTCACGGTGACGGATCAACACGGCCGCTTACTTAGCTCAGGCTCTCAAGACCCAGCATCAGCTGCGCGCCGAAAAGAGCACGAATTAGAAAGAAAACAAGAACAAGCGGTACGCGAAAAAATAGATTCAGTCCTCATCCCTATCCTTGGCTTTGGGAACTACACCGCTCAAGTCGATATCGAACTGGATTTCAGCGCTGTCGAACAAACCAGTAAGCGTTTCGATCCAAACACGCCCGCAACTCGTAGTGAGTACACCTTGGAAGATTACAATAACGGTAATGTCGTTGCTGGTATTCCTGGGGCGCTCAGTAATCAACCTCCAGCGGATGCATCGATTCCTCAAGACGTTGCACAAATGAAAGATGGCTCACTAACAGGCCAAGGCTCAGTGCACCGAGAAGCGACACGAAACTTCGAGTTAGATACCACTATCAGCCACGAAAGACGTCAAACGGGCATTGTGAATCGACAAACCGTCGCGGTCGCCATAAAAAATCGTTCTTCCGTGAATCCGGAAACAGGAGAAACGACGTACACTTCACTTAGCGAAGGTGATTTAAATTCAATTCGTCAGGTGCTGGTTGGTGCTGTAGGTTTTAATGAAGGCCGAGGCGATTTACTCAATGTACTGAGTATGAACTTTGCTCAGCCTGAAATTGAAAACATTGCAGATGTGCCTATCTGGGAACACCCTAACTTTAACGATTGGATTCGTTGGTTTGCTAGCGCACTCGTCATTGTCGTTGTGATCTTAGTCCTTGTACGTCCAGCGATGAAAAAACTGCTTAACCCAACCGCTGACGATGATGAACAGATGTACGGTCCAGATGGATTACCGATTGGCGCCGATGGCGAAACCAGCTTGATTGGCGGTGAAATTGAAGGTGGTGAGTTGTTCGAGTTCGGTTCTAGCATTGATTTACCGAACCTGCATAAAGATGAAGATGTGCTAAAAGCAGTTCGCGCATTAGTGGCTAATGAACCTGAGCTTGCCGCTCAAGTTGTGAAAAATTGGATGGAAGATGCCTAA
- the fliE gene encoding flagellar hook-basal body complex protein FliE, which produces MIVNGLQGEMQALMFEATNTKPTATGQSVGADFGNMLNKAINNVNGLSKSSSDFQMRFDRGDEDVSLSDVMIARNKSSVAFEATIQVRNKLVEAYKELMNMPV; this is translated from the coding sequence ATGATAGTTAACGGTCTACAAGGCGAAATGCAAGCGCTCATGTTTGAAGCCACGAATACAAAACCGACTGCCACGGGCCAAAGTGTGGGTGCCGATTTTGGCAATATGCTGAACAAAGCGATCAATAACGTTAATGGGCTTTCAAAATCGTCAAGCGACTTTCAAATGCGCTTTGATCGAGGTGATGAAGACGTGTCATTGTCGGATGTAATGATCGCTCGTAATAAATCGAGTGTTGCTTTTGAAGCAACGATTCAGGTGCGCAACAAATTGGTTGAAGCGTACAAAGAACTTATGAACATGCCAGTATAA
- a CDS encoding sigma-54 dependent transcriptional regulator translates to MAQSKVLIVEDDEGLREALVDTLALAGYEWLEADSAEDALVKLKSNSVDIVVSDVQMAGMGGLALLRNIKQHWPNLPVLLMTAYANIEDAVSAMKDGAIDYMAKPFAPEVLLNMVSRYAPVKSDDNGDAIVADEKSLKLLALADKVAKTDANVMVLGPSGSGKEVMSRYIHNASNRKDGPFVAINCAAIPDNMLEATLFGYEKGAFTGAVQACPGKFEQAQGGTILLDEISEMDLNLQAKLLRVIQEREVERLGSRKSVQLDVRVLATSNRDLKQYVQEGNFREDLYYRLNVFPITWPALSERPGDIQPLAQHLVERHCKKLGIPVPQLNAQALSKLLQYSWPGNVRELDNVVQRALILSDNQNITGEHILLEGIDWQDASGLQQVVETGIAAPSIKPVAEVDSSSAVTSASSGLGGELRDQEYSIILDTLVECNGRRKEMAEKLGISPRTLRYKLAKMRDAGIDVPG, encoded by the coding sequence ATGGCGCAAAGTAAAGTCTTGATAGTAGAAGATGATGAGGGACTACGTGAAGCTTTAGTCGATACATTGGCATTAGCCGGTTATGAATGGTTAGAAGCGGACAGTGCAGAAGACGCGTTGGTTAAGCTGAAATCTAACTCTGTTGATATTGTGGTTTCTGATGTACAAATGGCTGGGATGGGGGGACTGGCACTGTTGCGAAACATCAAACAACATTGGCCAAATTTACCTGTGCTACTCATGACAGCTTACGCCAATATTGAAGATGCTGTCTCTGCGATGAAAGATGGGGCAATAGACTATATGGCGAAACCTTTTGCGCCTGAAGTCTTGCTCAATATGGTCAGTCGTTACGCGCCAGTCAAATCCGATGACAATGGTGATGCCATCGTTGCCGATGAAAAAAGTCTAAAATTATTGGCGCTGGCTGATAAAGTCGCCAAAACCGATGCCAATGTCATGGTACTTGGCCCGAGTGGTTCTGGTAAAGAGGTGATGTCTCGCTATATTCATAACGCGTCGAACAGAAAAGATGGGCCATTTGTTGCGATCAACTGCGCAGCAATTCCAGACAATATGTTAGAAGCCACACTGTTTGGTTACGAAAAAGGCGCGTTTACCGGAGCGGTACAAGCTTGTCCGGGGAAATTTGAGCAAGCACAAGGCGGAACGATCTTACTTGATGAAATCAGTGAGATGGATTTAAATCTTCAAGCCAAATTGCTACGTGTTATCCAAGAGCGTGAAGTCGAGCGTTTAGGCAGTCGAAAAAGTGTTCAACTGGACGTGCGTGTTCTAGCCACCAGTAACCGAGACTTAAAGCAGTATGTGCAAGAGGGCAATTTCCGAGAAGACCTCTACTATCGACTGAACGTCTTCCCAATTACCTGGCCTGCGCTAAGCGAAAGACCTGGAGATATCCAACCGCTCGCTCAGCATTTGGTTGAGAGACACTGTAAAAAGCTCGGTATCCCCGTGCCACAGCTTAACGCTCAAGCCTTGAGTAAGTTGCTTCAATACAGCTGGCCTGGAAATGTTCGTGAACTGGACAATGTGGTTCAGCGTGCGTTGATATTAAGCGACAATCAAAACATTACCGGTGAGCATATCTTACTCGAAGGGATCGATTGGCAAGACGCTAGTGGGCTGCAGCAAGTGGTTGAAACTGGGATAGCGGCACCGTCGATTAAACCCGTTGCTGAGGTTGATTCATCCAGTGCGGTAACTTCTGCTTCATCTGGGTTGGGTGGAGAGTTACGAGATCAAGAGTACAGCATCATTTTAGATACATTGGTTGAGTGCAATGGTCGCCGTAAAGAGATGGCCGAAAAACTGGGTATTAGCCCTCGAACATTACGCTACAAACTGGCTAAAATGAGAGATGCGGGCATCGATGTACCGGGCTAA
- a CDS encoding ATP-binding protein, with amino-acid sequence MQTSEPTEHQSHLDTLEDQVERYKQVLDVMPAGVILLDTQGVVREANPEAQKLLEVSLIGEKWFTVIQSAFAPREDDGHEISLRNGRKVRLAISASHTGQLILITDLTETRLLQSRIGDLQRLSSLGKMVASLAHQVRTPLSSAMLYASNLAAPNLPPATKDRFQSKLMDRLHDLEKQVNDMLLFAKGGDNKVVKSFTIGELVAEFNPMVETALKHNHIDYCLEVEQEQTTLLGNANAIASALSNLVLNAIQISGKNAQIDVFFRPVNDRLKISVQDSGPGVPKELQSKIMEPFFTTRSQGTGLGLAVVQMVCRAHDGQLELISEQGDGACFTMCLPLKHHASDTQETIPTAQMSDSESAVTTNGE; translated from the coding sequence ATGCAAACATCAGAACCCACAGAACATCAGTCGCACCTAGACACGCTTGAAGATCAAGTCGAGCGCTACAAACAAGTACTCGACGTTATGCCCGCCGGTGTCATTTTGCTCGATACCCAAGGTGTTGTGCGTGAAGCCAATCCAGAAGCTCAAAAGCTGTTAGAAGTCTCTTTGATTGGAGAAAAGTGGTTTACCGTTATTCAATCTGCCTTTGCTCCGCGAGAAGATGATGGACACGAAATCTCCTTACGCAATGGTCGCAAAGTCCGATTAGCGATTTCTGCATCGCACACCGGCCAACTGATTTTAATTACCGATCTCACTGAGACTCGATTACTTCAATCAAGAATTGGCGATCTTCAGCGTTTGTCATCGCTGGGGAAAATGGTGGCTTCGTTAGCGCACCAAGTACGAACGCCACTCTCTAGTGCGATGTTATATGCATCCAATCTAGCAGCACCGAACCTGCCACCGGCCACGAAAGACCGTTTTCAATCTAAACTTATGGATAGACTGCATGATTTAGAAAAGCAAGTGAATGACATGCTGTTGTTTGCTAAAGGTGGTGATAATAAAGTCGTGAAGTCATTCACGATTGGAGAATTAGTTGCAGAGTTTAATCCAATGGTGGAAACGGCGCTGAAACATAACCACATAGATTACTGCTTAGAAGTCGAACAAGAGCAAACGACCTTATTAGGCAACGCCAATGCCATCGCTTCTGCATTGAGTAACTTGGTGTTGAATGCCATTCAGATCAGTGGAAAAAATGCACAGATTGATGTGTTCTTCCGACCTGTTAATGACAGGCTCAAAATCTCGGTGCAAGACAGTGGGCCGGGAGTGCCTAAAGAGCTACAAAGCAAAATTATGGAGCCGTTCTTTACCACGCGATCTCAAGGAACGGGCTTAGGTCTAGCCGTGGTACAAATGGTTTGTCGGGCCCACGATGGTCAATTAGAGCTTATTTCAGAGCAAGGCGATGGCGCATGTTTCACCATGTGCCTACCCTTAAAGCATCACGCTTCAGATACGCAAGAGACGATTCCCACAGCTCAAATGTCGGATTCGGAATCAGCAGTCACCACTAACGGAGAATAA
- a CDS encoding sigma-54 dependent transcriptional regulator gives MHGLSKILVIEDDAQVRINLSNILEFVGEQCEVVTSDHIEDIDWSKFSAGCILGSIQGEVLPSSLSQQLSSVHHIPLLVAGKQAYPVDDYPQYVGELEFPLNYPQLSEALRHCKDFLGRKGVQTSLSRKNTLFRSLVGQSLGIQEVRHLIEQVSDTEANVLILGESGTGKEVVARNIHYHSTRRKGPFVPINCGAIPPDLLESELFGHEKGAFTGAITSRKGRFELAEGGTLFLDEIGDMPMPMQVKLLRVLQERCFERVGGNTTIRVNVRVVAATHRNLEEMITAESFREDLYYRLNVFPIEMPALKHRKDDIPLLLQELMTRMEAEGGQPICFTPRSINSLMEHDWPGNVRELANLIERMIILYPNSLVDVNHLPTKYRYSDIPEFQPENTSFASIEEQERDVLADIFSEDFSLENVDPFHEQMIANAPQSLPPEGLNLKELLADLEVNMINQALDAQGGVVARAADMLGMRRTTLVEKMRKYDIQR, from the coding sequence ATGCATGGTTTATCAAAAATACTTGTGATTGAAGATGACGCACAAGTGCGAATTAATCTCAGTAATATTTTAGAATTCGTTGGAGAGCAGTGCGAAGTAGTGACATCGGATCATATCGAGGATATCGATTGGTCAAAGTTTTCAGCAGGATGCATTCTTGGTTCTATACAAGGGGAAGTACTGCCTTCTAGCTTGAGTCAACAGCTTTCATCTGTTCATCACATCCCACTCTTGGTCGCGGGCAAACAAGCGTACCCTGTCGACGACTATCCACAATACGTTGGAGAGTTGGAGTTTCCCCTAAATTACCCGCAACTTAGTGAGGCGCTGAGACACTGCAAAGACTTTCTTGGTCGTAAAGGTGTTCAAACTTCTCTCTCTAGGAAAAACACCTTATTTCGCAGTTTAGTCGGTCAAAGCCTGGGTATTCAAGAAGTCAGACATTTGATTGAACAAGTCTCCGATACGGAAGCGAATGTCTTAATTCTAGGCGAATCGGGTACGGGTAAAGAAGTGGTAGCGCGTAACATTCATTACCATTCCACCCGTCGTAAGGGGCCTTTTGTACCGATCAACTGTGGGGCTATTCCTCCTGATTTACTGGAAAGTGAATTGTTTGGTCACGAAAAAGGTGCATTTACTGGGGCGATCACCTCAAGAAAAGGACGATTTGAGCTTGCAGAAGGTGGAACGCTTTTCCTAGATGAAATTGGCGACATGCCAATGCCTATGCAAGTCAAGCTGCTGCGTGTTCTTCAGGAACGCTGTTTTGAGCGTGTCGGTGGAAATACCACGATCCGAGTTAATGTGCGGGTTGTTGCAGCCACGCATCGAAACTTAGAAGAAATGATTACTGCGGAGTCTTTTCGCGAAGACCTTTATTATCGCTTGAACGTTTTTCCGATTGAAATGCCGGCATTAAAACATCGTAAAGATGATATTCCGCTATTGCTTCAAGAATTAATGACTCGCATGGAAGCCGAAGGCGGTCAGCCTATTTGTTTCACTCCGAGGTCGATTAACTCATTAATGGAGCATGACTGGCCGGGTAATGTTCGTGAGTTAGCGAATCTGATTGAACGGATGATCATTTTGTACCCGAACAGCTTAGTGGATGTGAATCATCTTCCCACTAAGTATCGCTACAGTGATATTCCAGAATTTCAGCCTGAAAACACCAGCTTTGCTTCAATTGAAGAGCAAGAGCGCGATGTTTTAGCCGACATCTTTTCAGAAGATTTCAGTTTAGAAAACGTTGACCCGTTTCATGAGCAGATGATCGCAAATGCTCCACAATCTCTTCCACCAGAAGGTCTTAATCTAAAAGAGCTCTTGGCTGATCTCGAAGTAAACATGATCAATCAAGCGCTTGATGCTCAAGGTGGTGTTGTTGCTCGAGCCGCTGATATGCTGGGGATGAGACGGACAACGCTTGTTGAAAAAATGCGTAAATATGATATTCAGCGATAG
- the fliS gene encoding flagellar export chaperone FliS has protein sequence MRGSLQAYKKVSVDSQLSAASPHKIVQMLMAGAIERLIQGKAAMQQGNIPVKGERLGKALDIIISLRSCLSMSDGGDVAKNLDQLYEFMITQISAANHKNDPQPIDDVIDIIREIKSAWDQIPTEYHNLTASDVGI, from the coding sequence ATGCGTGGTTCATTACAGGCATACAAAAAGGTATCAGTAGACAGTCAGTTGAGTGCGGCGTCACCGCATAAAATTGTGCAAATGCTTATGGCGGGTGCTATTGAGCGACTGATCCAAGGAAAAGCCGCGATGCAACAGGGTAATATTCCAGTGAAAGGTGAACGCCTAGGTAAAGCTCTGGACATCATAATTAGCCTGAGAAGCTGTTTATCGATGAGTGATGGCGGAGATGTTGCCAAAAACCTGGATCAACTCTATGAGTTCATGATCACTCAAATTTCTGCGGCAAACCATAAAAATGACCCTCAGCCGATAGACGATGTTATCGATATTATTCGTGAAATTAAGTCAGCTTGGGATCAAATTCCGACGGAATATCATAACTTGACCGCCTCCGACGTTGGTATCTAA
- a CDS encoding flagellar protein FliT, with translation MVTESNVAATNEIRDIDHQIKGILQTNDFNAEDIMELVDKRERILQNILNYIKENPSFAESDDWLSLVEQTKQIVTLMQSETMKIGSTLKKYRYGNKSVQQYKKFL, from the coding sequence ATGGTTACCGAAAGCAACGTAGCGGCAACGAATGAAATTCGTGATATTGATCACCAAATTAAAGGTATTTTACAAACAAATGACTTTAATGCTGAAGATATTATGGAGCTGGTCGATAAAAGGGAACGGATATTGCAAAATATCTTAAACTATATAAAAGAAAATCCGAGTTTTGCTGAGTCAGATGATTGGCTCTCTTTAGTTGAACAGACAAAACAAATCGTAACGCTGATGCAATCAGAAACAATGAAAATTGGCAGTACACTCAAAAAGTACCGTTACGGCAACAAGTCTGTTCAGCAATACAAGAAGTTTTTATAA